The Dromaius novaehollandiae isolate bDroNov1 chromosome 3, bDroNov1.hap1, whole genome shotgun sequence genome includes the window TGCCTGCAATGCCCAGGACAGCAAATAACATGCCAAGCAAATACAGGTGGTGTGAGTGGCTGTGTCACTGGCCAGCTATaccatgttttatttttccatgtgtgtGGCAACAGTTTTTATGGCCTGGCAACAGATCTGCCTCTTTTAAGAATTGTATGGGAAACTTTATGAAACTGCTTGCTCTCATGTGTTGCCAATATTGCAGGTGTGTGCAAAATCAATGAGTGGCAAAACATCTCTTTTAATGTTGTCTGCAGTAACAGCTGAAGGTgtgacaatttttttcccctttccgtTGAAAACAGTATGCTACAGATAGTTCCTCGAACTCCTCCCAAAAAAGGGAACAGCCTGTGCGAACGCTAGCTTCTCCGACATCCTGCGAACATCGAAGAATTTGCACTCGTAGCCACCTTCACGACCATTATAGCTCTGACCACTACCATCTCGAACAAGTAAGCTTTCTTCTTGCTCTTGCTGCTGGAAGGGCTGTGTCTGTCATAGCTCAGCCTGTAAAAATGTTGTCCCCCCAACATCCTTCCAAAGATCCCCTGCCTTCCTGCCCTGCTCCTTCTCGGTTACCTTTAAAAGGctttctgttatttaaaaaaaaataaaagtttacgctgggatttaatgtttctttgtACTGTCTGCAAGCAGACCATCGTAGCTCTGTGGTAGCTGCATGTCTTCCTAAGCCAGAGACTGAAACTCGGTGACGGTTCAAATGTGCCCAGGAATTGGTGACTACCTTGTACCTGGGTAGTGGCTACTGCTCTGGGACtatttgctttcagaaagttGGAATATGGGGAAAAGCAGAACTTTTACCCTGCTACTGCAGAAAGTGAGGCACTCTGTGAAGTTGCACTGATTCACTAGTTTTCTTAGTCACAGCAAAATGAGGTGcataagaaacagaaaaggacAAAACCGTTAAATATTGGCTTTTTCattaagcaatttaaaaaatactgaggAGAAGGTGATGAAAAAATGATTCCCCAACGTAATAACtgattgtttctgttttctccctcttcccatcTACCCCTGCCTCCACAGTCAGTACCACGATCCTACCGGCACGTCAGCTTTCCGGATGACGACGAGGAGATTGTGCGCATCAATCCTCGGGAAAAGATTTGGATGACCGGCTACGAGGACTATCGCCATGCCCCAGCACGAGGAAAGAACTTCGATCCTGACGACATGGACTCCTACGTACGTTTTGCCAAAAGCGAGGCCTCCAAACACGAATACACTTACCCTTACATAGACAACTCGGACTTTGACCTGGGCGAAGACATCAAGGGTGCTGTGATAAAGACTCAACCTGTCAAATTCAAACCCAGGCGGAAGGAAGACGGCGAGCGATCGCGCTGCGTGTACTGCAGGGACATGTTCAACCACGAGGAGAACAAGCGGGGCCAATGCCAGGATGCTCCGGACCGCGTCAAGACTTGCATCCATCGAGTGAGCTGCATGTGGTGCGCGGACACTATGCTCTATCACTGTATGTCCGACCCGGAAGGAGACTACACGGATCCTTGCTCGTGCGACACCAGTGATGAAATGTTTTGCCTCCGGTGGATGGCCCTTATCGCCTTGTCTTTCATCGCTCCATGTATGTGCTGTTACTTGCCGCTTCGGGCTTGTTACCACTGTGGGGTCATGTGCAGGTGCTGTGGTGGAAAACACAAAGCTGCTGGATGACTACGGATGAGTCGCAAGCGTTACGTTTTTCCTGTAGTTCAAGGAACACGTTGGTTTGGGAGCACCGAGATCACTCACTTTGATGCAGCCACTGTGCCCAACAGCATCCAGAAACCGCCGGATTGGATCACTTTACCTTTGGTCGCCGGGGGCTCACAACTGCATTGATTTGCTCATCAAGTGTTCTAACTAACTAATCTACAGCATAGACTTTTGTATTATTAATCTGTAATCGAACAGACTGTCTTGTACatgtttatattattattttttttccagttaaaatgaGTTTGAGGAAAGAACTGCTTGCAATGGTGGTGGATTGTAGAACATCTCCAGGTTGTGTCCGTCTTGCCTCCGCCTGTGCAGTACCATCGCCGTGTCAGCGAGCTCGGCACCTCTAGAAACGGGGTGGTATTGCAGAACGAAACCGCACTTGGAAGATATTGTAACTTGCAGCCAAGTTACTGTGTGTATAGAAGGTGTGCTAGTAACAAACTTGTACCACAACACAGTATTTCTGTCAccgattttctttccttttttttttttgtcccattTTCAAGCCAAAATAGCCATCTAAGCTGCAGTTTCTCTTTTAAAGTCCATCATCATTTCCTTCAGCAAACATCTTAAATTATTTCTCTGTTCTTAAACAGAAAGCAAGGCTTAGTTACCGTAGTCATGTAACCATTGAGAATCTGGTAGTTCTCCTTACCTGTAATCATTTCAGACCACTACTTGAAAGGGAAGCTTAAATTTTAGGGTGTTTTTCCCTAAATAAcgttggaaaaaaataaaactgtatttccgGAGTTCTGCCAAAAGGAGGGGAACTTCTTCATTAGCCAGCCATGTAACGATCTGAGAATAAAACACTAAGATTGTAGAGGAGCAGAATTGTCGTGACGCGAGGAATGATTCACCAATGCAACTTCAAGAGCACTGTTTTAATCCATGGCAGTTCTGGGGCAAAGCTGCAGTAAGTGGTGGGTTGTAAGGAAAAGAGTATTTGTTTGTGTCTTCTGTGTAGCACACGAGCGTGAGAACACGCGTTGCAGCGGGAACTACATTTCGCGTTTCTAAGCAGGTATTTAAAATGAAGAGCCAGGATGCTAACCACCGCTTTAATTCCCTGATTTACGGTCCCAGTCCTCCAGATGCCTACGCGTGTCCCAACTTCATGCGTGTGTGACCGCCCTCTCTGTGATCCTACGAGTCGGATTAAGGTGTGAGTCTTTGCAGGAACCAGAGCGAAGCGTTGCCCTCGCTTCCCCCTCCCCAGTTCACCAACCAGCTTGATCAGGTGGATGCCTAAGGTGCATACAGCAGGAGAagaatactttaattttttttgttaatgtcaTGTCGTCTTGTGTACAAGGCTTGTAATTAGCtggaaaaagagtatttttctaATATATTACAAGGAATAGccaaataatttttattaaaaaaaatgatttagcGCAGTGAGCTCTAACTAGCATAGTACAATCCGAATCCTTTGAGGCAGCTAGGGATTGGCTTGTCCACGCTGGCACTGCTGTTTCTGCCATAATTTCTGTCTGCAGTAAATTGCCAGTGGGCGCATGTCCTTTCCCTCCCTCTATTGCACATTGACATCAGTCTTaaaagagaggattttttttttttttttccaaataagtgTAAGGAGCGCTTGCCATTTGTTCGTGGTGGAACGTCCCGGCAGTTCCTCCGAGAGTTAATCACCGCTTTTTAGTAAACCATGAATTAAGTATGCAACGTGCTTATACACTATAGGGTTTGGTAGGCTTAATTTGTAGCAgttgctgggggtttttttggttgggaaaaaaaaaaaaggaatgataaTGGAAAAGGGATGGAGTGTTACACTCTCGGCGATGTGTCTGGGTTTGCTgaatgaaatacaaatattttgtgCCTAATAGCAGTTGACAAATCTCTCAATGGTGTCTAGTAAACATCAAGCCAGCCTCAAGAAAATGTAATGGAACaaccttttcctttcatttctgttctcaAAGTTGTTTCATGTAAACAAATGTCTGTAAGATCTTCTCTCTATAAAGCACAACACTACAAAAAGGTCTTACAGCTTTTTGTCCGGTCTTGAAGTGCCCCTATTTATTTAAGTAAAGTAGACATACTCCAAGCCTTTCTGTAtgtctgaaaatgaaaatttttttaaaagccctcttttttcctccttcttcctccctcttcccctcttgGGTTTTTGTAATACTTGTAGATTTTGCTGCGCGTGCTATTTGGTTTGTGAAGGCAGTGGTGTAAGGGCACAATGATAGAAATGGgtgttttctgtaaatatttctcCTTAATTTCCACACTGCTGCTGAACAGTGCGTAGTGTTCTCCCGGTCAGCTTTGCAATACTGACATCAATCATTTGAGAGAaattattcagattttatttttgtatctgtGGTAACAAAACAttaaccaattttttttttttctgttgtggaaAATTTTTTTCAAGCTATTGCTCACATTAACAAATTAAAGTGCCTGAAGCCTCATCATTATTGTATCTATATACTAAAAGTTAAAACCCTGTTGTATTGATTTTTATAAGCCTTTTTACCTctgtgtaaaaaaaatatatatacaagtGTATGATGTACATTTTAGTtcttaacttctttttttattgtttctaatATGTATGATCAGTGTAGCTATTGCTTTACAAATGTACCATGTAAATACAAATACATCATATCGAAACGACGCCGTTCGCGTTATTTGCCGACGGGGCAGAAGGAGCAGAAGTGAAACCCGCTCGGTCCGTGctggagcgcggcgggggggttggggagggggccgggggccgccggggtctCGGTGCCCTCCGAGAGTCCCGGGGGTTTGAGATGGAAGGTGGGGAGGATTTTTAATGCCGTTCAGGTGGGTCAGGGGATGCTGGGCAGCATCCGAGCAACTCGGAAAccgggggagagaggggaaaaaaatagtgtaGCTGCACTTTTTTTGCAATGGGAGCACGTTAAGGCCAACAccaattatttctgaaaagcccttttatttatttgtttcttttatataGATAAGTGACTGAAGTGATAAACGGCAACACCTATCCATTCCTTCTTCTTTATGAGTGTCTGTGCCGAGAACCGCGCGCTGGGTCCTTCGGCACGCAGGCAGGTGCCCggatctgcccccccccccggccaatGATGGTGGGGGGGGATGCAGATTAGGGGGTGCAATTATTTATTGTTATAGATTTATATGAAAATTGAGAGGTTTATATTCGTGTGATACAAATTTATATTTGTTAcaacttaggggaaaaaaacaaaaaccaggcgCAGGGGCCAACCCATCCTCCCCATCTGCACCGTAACTCTGCCGCCCCGGCAAGTCGGGGGTAGCCGCCAGGACAGCTGGAAGCGAAGCGTCATTGCATGTGTTCCCAATGCTTATCGCAGGCAAAACCGGGCGGCTTCCCTGGCCCAAACGCAGCTTTTCCCAAAGCATTTGCGCGCCTGCGTGCAGCGCTGGGGACGGGACCCGCTCGCCCTTCCTCCCGTCCCCCCCCGGGCCGTGGCCGCTTCCAGGACGTCCGTCCCGCTGGCATTTTCTGAACGTCTTGAATCAGGCGCTTGAATTCCTCAGCATCTTGGTGGCACAAgtggaaataaatagaaaagcacTTGGCTCCCGCCCAGAGACAAGATATTTCAATGGTGGAAAATATGTGCGTATTTTGGGGGCGGTGCGCTTGCATCGCTGCAAATATTTTTAGTCACTTCCCCGCGCTCTTGCACAACCAGCCCCAGCCATTCATGTCCCTTCCCCGCTACCGGGTCGCACCGCCCTAAGCTCGGTTCCCATGCGGCAGGCTGGCCGCTGTGAAGCACGCGCGAGGACCTGGCGTGCCTTTTTCTGCGTTTTCTAAGGTTACGGCACGATGAGCCGCAGAACTGGCTAACATGGGTTTTAGGGGAGCTCATGGGCCAGGATTAGGCTTGCCACTTCAAGCGagcggtttttttttttttgtgatttctttttccctttccacaCCCGATTCCTCTGCTTCGGTGCCGTGTTAGCGCTAGCTCGTTAACTGCTTGCAGTCGCCGTGTGGGATCGCAGCGCTCTGAGAAGAGACCGGGCGGAGGAGCTTCTGCTGTGAGCACCTTGCTCTGGCGCTGGCAAGTCGGAGCGTCCCCGGCGCGCGCTGGGGTCCCAGCAGAGCCTTCCCGCGTCGGGACTGCAGCCAGCTCCAACCCCATTCGGCAGCGCCAAGCTCAGGCGCTCCCGAAATGCAAAGTATTAACGTCCTTGTGCCCTTGAGGGCCATTTCCAACAGTAAAAAGCCCAGTTCCAGAACTACTGAACTCGAGTGATTTCACTTTAAAAGTGCTTGCTCTTTACAACTTCCTGACAACAGTGATAAAAGCCAAGTTGGAAAGTGCAACTTGTGAGCACATTCTGCTCAAGTTCTGGCCAAAATGTAAAAGAGAGCGTTTTTATGCGCGCAGCCAAAAGAGGCAGCGCTCCGCTGGTTTCGTGCAGGATGCTGAGCAGCGTGGCCGAGCATTGCAAAACTCAGGGGGTTGGGTTTGTTTCAGAAAATTCTGAGTACCTGAAGAAGCCGGAATGGAAGTTAGCGCTGAATGTGGGTGCAGGATATCCCGGGTGTGAAATACAAGCAGCAACGCAAGCTGCTTTTTCTTGGAGGCTGCCTGAAAGGCTGCTGCCAGACCGGCGGGGTGTCGCGGAACGGGGCTCCACGCTCAAAGCGGCGGTGGCGGCGTCTCGCTGGAGGGCAGGTGGGACGtgctgcgggggggtggggggggggagcggtCCCGCCAACGCTGCGGGTCAGGCTGCCAGGCGGGGAAAACACCCCTATTCCCGGGCCAGCCGCGGAACAGGCGGGCTGCCAAGCAGGAGCGAGCGGTAGCTGTGGGGTGAAGCAGAGGGCCGCGTTCGGCGCAGGGCCACGGCTTTGCTGCGACCCGGGTGGCAGCTGCCGATCGGCCGCGGTGCTGCTGCTCTGGCCTCAGGGACGGGCTGCGATGTGCAGGACTCAGCTGCCGGTATCGCAAGAGCTGGCACCCAAAGGCTCGTGCGCAGGGTTCTGGGGCCAACCCCCCCCCGGCGACCTTCCCGCAGGCTCTGGGCCTCTCTGCTGCCTGCCCGCATCGCGGTGAGGAAGGCGGCGAGCGCAGGAGCCGCTGCATCGGCATTGCCTGCGGCTGGGGGAAGCCTCCTCCCCGCGTCAACAGTCTGTCACTGATTTGGGCCTCAAACAGGCAAGTTTATGCGCctcaacaacaaaacaaacccaactgAATGCAACAGCAGTGCGCGTTCATGCAATAAGCctaacaaatttttttttgtaacGCCGCTGATTGCTCCGAAATGCTGCAACACCCTTCCCGCATCTTCTCTGGGGCTTTGGCTACCGCCGAGTCCAACGGCTGCCGTTTTCTCCCCCCGGTTTCGTGCGGACAGACGTGCGAGCGTGACAACGGCCGCGAGCAGCGGCGCAGAGCAGCCTTTTCGCGAGCGCCGGTGGCTTCTCCTCCCAATCCTCCCCTTGGCCAGTGCTTTTCATCCCTTTTTCCGGCTCCTTTAGTCTTGGCTCTCCTCTTGTCGGGATGGCGGCGTGTTCCCCTCGCCGTGCAGTTTCTCTGAAGCCTCTTCGGTGTTAAAGGACACAAAACAGGCTGCAGATAGGAAGCAGGcagtgaaaagaaagcaaatttacTGTTTGGTGTATTCTTTGGGCTTGCTGATGTTGAACGGCATTTGTGAACTCTGCGTTCTGGGACTCGGACGATTTCGAAGCCGGTCGTGCCGTAGCTGTGAGGACAAGCCAGGATGAGCGTTTTCCACGCTGGGTGTCGAAGCCCAACATCCGTATCTAGGCTCCCAAGTGAAACGGCTGTTTTGAGAGGTGTCGAATGTCTTCAGCTCTTCCTGGAATCCGTAAGATTTCCTAGATCCTTTGGTGTAAAATATTCGCCCCACCGAGGTCAACAGCCAAGTTCCCACCGGCTTCGGCAACATTTAAACACCTCCCCGGTGCAGAGCTAGGCGACTAATTGCAGCCGGCTATTTTCCCAGCGGCCCGGTAACACGGCTGGTTAGctgccctcccgcccgccgccaccCGAGCATCGCTCTCCCTTGCTCGGGGGATGCTTCTTTTAACGCGTGCCGGGATGTCTGGGAGGGAAGTGACCTGTTTTTCCCAATCGGGGCAAAGAAATGAGTCAGGGGATGCCCCATTTCCCCCAGCCGCCCggctcaggctgctgcaggggctgCTTCGCGTTGGCTGTGCGACGCGCTGTAGGTGCATGAGGTGCTGCTTCTGCTATCGGATTGAATTctgttttcacccccccccccccgctctctcaTTAATAGGAGTATCTTTCCAGCTATGAAATTAAATTTCTGTCGTTGGAAAGTCAACAATTCCAAGAGATTTCCTTAGGCTTTTCTTGCATGATGAGAAAGATTCCCGGGCTCCAAAAGGCTTAAAATGTCTGAGTCTTGCTCATAATAACAACCCGAAGGGAATAGTCCCACTGACTGTATGTAGGCCAGACCTCATAAATTAACACATCCAGATAATGACACATCAGCTTCTGGAGCCTCCTGAATACGATCGCGTGTAACGATAGCCACTGGCTGCAGAAGGGCTGATTGGCTTTGGCTTCACAAGCTAAACAGCGCAAAATTGCCAGTATTTACACATGGGATTTCCCGAAAGCCAGACTGAGGTAGAAAGCAACCCTGATTTCAGAAGAAACGTGCATCTTTTCGTGCAGGTATCCGAACCAGAACCGTGGTTCAGGGGACCCTGCTACCGGGCATAAACGCCTTTCAGAGGTGGTTCCCCGCAGCTGAGGGCTGCACGCTGACTCCTCTGGGAGCTGCGCCGCTGCCGCCAACGGGCCCTTTCCTGCATTTCTTTGCGGAGTCGAGTCCAGCTTACGCAAACGCTGCCTGCTCCGGGAGTCTCAGTCCTGTGCACTGTTCAGACTCGCGCGAGCCGTGGTTTGCGTAACGGCTCCCGAAAAGAAGTGGGCCTCGAAAAGCCAAAGGGAGCCCCTTTCCCGCGGGAGGTGGAAGCCGGGCCGCCCGGGCTGGGGTCCAGCATCTTTCCCCGTGCGCAAGCAGCTGGTGGAGGTTTTCTGGTGGGGGCTCCCGAACCGGGTGCCCTTGCACAGCCGGTAACGCTAAGTCGATGCGCCTTGAGTTTGCTGTGGGCTACACGTGTGCAATGGGGGCAAAAGAGGGGCCCTTCCTTTCTGACCCTCTTGTCTCCCCCGGGTCTGCCGTGCCAGCTGCCAGGCCGGGATCCACGTGGCCGCTCGTCGCCTGGCGGGATGGGACCCTCGTCCCGGCGGCGAGCACCAGCCTGCGGCGGTTCCTGCCACGCCGGCGGAGTACGGCCGGCAGCATGGTCTTCGTCGTCTGTCAAAAACCCACAGCTGCACCCGCCTGCGGCTCTGCCATGCGAAACCTGGGGTTGATCAGGAGGAGCGAAAGCGTGGCGGCTTTGGGGCGGCCTCGGCTGAGCGCTGACGGCCGAGGTGGCCTCCCGGGCTCGGCTGCTCCTCGGGGCTGGGGTTTCGCAGTTCCcgggcagcccccaggcagccagggctgcaggTTGAAGTACTCGCCGCGTTCTTCACGTGCCGAGTCATGTAAGTTGGAAAGCGGGAGCCTAAgattctgcaaagctgcttttgcaCATAAAGACTATTAAAAATTCATCATGACAGGGAAAAAACCAGCACCGCTGCCAGGAGCAGAGGACTTTGCGTTGACTCGGCTAAGGCCggaggggctgagctggagcTAACCCACACTAATCCCCCTGCCTGGAGGGGGGCAGCAAACCCTCCCTGGGACCGACCAGGCTGCAGCTGAGCCCCAGCAGGGCCAGGCCGCCTCTCCCGCGGTGCAGCCGCCCCGCGCAGCTCAGCTCGCAGCCTCCCGGGTGCAGCCGGCGGCGGGACGGCCGCGGCCCCGAGCCCAGAGGGGTGTCGCCAGCCCGCGAAGCGGCCGCAGCCCTCGGCCGGCAAGTTCCTCGGGGCTGACCTGTAGCACGGAGCCAAATCCGGACGGGGCGAACCTCCCCATTCCttgctctgctgcagagctgggcctgaACGGCGAAGGCTGTTGGAGCGCTTTGAAGCCGCCCCCAGCCCCGTCTTTGCCTCCCACGCACGCGCCGAGGAGCCGACGCAcccgcggagccgcggccgtGCTGGCGGCGGAGGACGGTCCCCCTTCAGCCGAGGGGCTCAGGCGCGCGGGGACGTCGGCGAGCTGCTCGTGGGGGGGTTTCTCCGTGCCGACATCGGGCCGTCGTCCCGCAACGCCGTGGCTGCTGCGAGCCTCCTCAGCGTCATGCTATGCCTGAGCACTTACACCCGCGTTTTGGCAGGGAAACAGAGACAAAAATACGGGGCGAAAGCCTGGCTCCGGTCCGTGCCGTTAGCTCCCGAAGGCAGGACTTTACCTCCGTCACCGCCCGGGAAGCGGATGGGGTAAAAccctcccgcccggccgccggcgctgGCCGAGCTGCACCGGCTTCCGAGGAGCCTCCGGGGCTGAGTCCCGACCTGCtcccggcggccggcggcggatGAGACGCGTAAGCAGTCAAGGAGAGAGCGGAGAGGCCAGGCTGAAAGCCGCAGGGGTTTCCCGTGGCCTCCTGGCTAAATTCGGGCTGCTGCAGCCGGGCGAGCAGGCTTTTGCCGCGCTCAAGGGAAGCAGTCGCAGCAGGAGCCCCCTGAGGCCGGCACCGGGGTAGCCGTGTGGCACCGCTGCCTGCGAGGGCCAGCTCAGTACGTTACGAGGGAGGAAGACGGCTGCTTTAATCTGTGCGTCAGGTAGCCCCAAAGCTGCGGCTTTCTAAAGCCAGGCTTGTGGGAACGGCCCTGCCAGCGAAGTGCGAGGCTCTGCTCCGTGGTGCCCCGGGAGCGCCCAGCCACCTTCACCCCTGGTTTCCTTGGCTGCGACAGGGAGAAGGTGGATCTTCCTGGTGCTTTCCGCGGGTTTGCACGGAAAGCAGGGGCAGGTGGAGCTTGCGGTGACCCGCCCGGAGCAGGCAGAGGAAAGCCTACCATCGCCACGTGGGAAGCAGAGAGATGCAACCCGTCTTGGGCAACAGAAGCCCTTCTGGTCATGGCTACCGGGTTGCAGCTCCTTCGCGAACTCTCCTTTCCTCAAGTGACCTCTCTGTCCGGGAGGAGGCTTTTTGCCGCGGGGGGGGACGGCCTGGCGTCACGTCTGGTGgctctgccaggagctgctgTAGCCGGTCCCAGACTGCGCGACCTCACCGCTGCCGTCCACGCGGGCAGAACCCGCAGCAGATCTGGCCTCCAGACCCGTCGCCCACGCGCGAGCTGGCGGGCGCCGCGGCAGCAGCCTTCGCGGGAGGCAGCGACCTGGGGCGGCCCTGCTGCCCCGTCCCCCCGCACATCCCTGAAAACAGCCCGCTAGTTGTGTGCGCAGAGTGCCCGACACCCGGTCTGAGAACAGCCCTGAATACACGGAAAGCTGAATGCTGCTTTAGCACAGGTCTTGCTTTTAGAGGGCTTTTTTCTAATGTTAGCTAGAACTCAAATAGATCCCTCcagcatttccttttttatttcaccCTTTTTTTTTCACCGAGTCGTGCCCATCTCGAGcgctttcctgaggctcttttcTGTTTATCCTCcacagcttccttccttccttcgggCCCGGGCCCCCTTGCTCCCCTGGGGCGTGCTGCGATGGCCAGGCACTAATCGTGTTCTTCTGCCCCCGAAGCGCGGGCCGGGGCTTCCTCCCCTGCTTCCAGGCGAAGGAGGATGTAAGGCAGAACGGGAATCTGAAACAACACTGCTATTCATTGTTCGGGAGATCTGGGAAATATCCTTGAATTCAGCTTGCTAAATTAGCTGCTTCTTGAGTAACCCGCAGCTGCTGCCTATCTGTCCCGTTAGGTTTTACAGAAAACGCGGCCGTTCTCGTTGCGTACGATCCTCCCCCAACGTACGGACCTTCCGTTAGTCTGGGTCTCTGCGCAGCGCTGTTGCCATGAGTGTCTGCACAGAAACAGTTTCTTTTGCACTttgtaaaaacaataaaaaagattcGAACCCCAACAGTTCTTGAAAATGGATTAAAGGCAGGCATTTGCAAGTATTCAGACGGAGCAAAGCTGCTGGGGTGCCACAGAACACAGCCGCCGTCGGGAGCCGGCGCTTAGATCCAAACGTCGCTTCTGGCGTAGAAGCGTAACTACGAGTGGTTCTCCAGGCTTCGTGCCGCCCGCCGTGCACGCGGATCTCGGCTGGGACGCTGGCGGGCATCGCCCGGCTTGTGCACGCGCGGGGAGGCAGGGCTGGCGTCGGGGCTCGCGGGTGCCCCCGACCTGGTGCCCGGAG containing:
- the SPRED2 gene encoding sprouty-related, EVH1 domain-containing protein 2 isoform X2, with the protein product MASPSSDSYIVRVKAVVMTRDDSSGGWLPQEGGGLSRVGVCKVTYPEGNGRSGFLIHGERQKDKLVVLECFVKKDLVYTKANPTFHHWKVDNRKFGLTFQSPADARAFDRGVRKAIEDLIEGSTTSSSTLHNEAEVGDDDVFTYATDSSSNSSQKREQPVRTLASPTSCEHRRICTRSHLHDHYSSDHYHLEQSVPRSYRHVSFPDDDEEIVRINPREKIWMTGYEDYRHAPARGKNFDPDDMDSYVRFAKSEASKHEYTYPYIDNSDFDLGEDIKGAVIKTQPVKFKPRRKEDGERSRCVYCRDMFNHEENKRGQCQDAPDRVKTCIHRVSCMWCADTMLYHCMSDPEGDYTDPCSCDTSDEMFCLRWMALIALSFIAPCMCCYLPLRACYHCGVMCRCCGGKHKAAG
- the SPRED2 gene encoding sprouty-related, EVH1 domain-containing protein 2 isoform X1, translated to MSLDGEKMTEDAYPDDDSYIVRVKAVVMTRDDSSGGWLPQEGGGLSRVGVCKVTYPEGNGRSGFLIHGERQKDKLVVLECFVKKDLVYTKANPTFHHWKVDNRKFGLTFQSPADARAFDRGVRKAIEDLIEGSTTSSSTLHNEAEVGDDDVFTYATDSSSNSSQKREQPVRTLASPTSCEHRRICTRSHLHDHYSSDHYHLEQSVPRSYRHVSFPDDDEEIVRINPREKIWMTGYEDYRHAPARGKNFDPDDMDSYVRFAKSEASKHEYTYPYIDNSDFDLGEDIKGAVIKTQPVKFKPRRKEDGERSRCVYCRDMFNHEENKRGQCQDAPDRVKTCIHRVSCMWCADTMLYHCMSDPEGDYTDPCSCDTSDEMFCLRWMALIALSFIAPCMCCYLPLRACYHCGVMCRCCGGKHKAAG